From a single Georhizobium profundi genomic region:
- a CDS encoding ribokinase: MITVVGSINMDLIANVARLPKPGETLAGTAFATAAGGKGANQALAARRAGADVAMVGAVGADGFADEALALLAEAGADLDKVARVEGATGIASILVGAEDGDNVIVVVAGANGEVSADAAKAAVDRMGKDDTLLLQMEIPAPAIEAALNAARDRSIRSILNVAPLTEDAITLAPLASIVIANETEFALLCRAKDQSAAEREDAMQAMSRDRDQTIIVTLGADGVMAFHEGRMHHVQGLSIKPVDTVGAGDTFCGYLATGLDAGLDFELALRRAAAAGSLACLKPGAQPSIPTAVEVDAALADTQ, translated from the coding sequence ATGATCACCGTCGTCGGCTCCATCAACATGGACCTCATCGCCAATGTCGCGCGATTGCCGAAACCGGGCGAGACGCTGGCGGGCACTGCGTTTGCCACTGCAGCCGGTGGCAAGGGCGCCAACCAGGCGCTGGCCGCGCGCCGCGCCGGCGCCGATGTGGCGATGGTGGGTGCCGTTGGAGCGGATGGCTTTGCCGATGAGGCGCTCGCGCTTCTCGCCGAAGCGGGAGCCGATCTCGATAAGGTGGCTCGCGTCGAAGGCGCCACCGGCATCGCCTCGATTCTGGTCGGTGCAGAAGACGGCGACAATGTCATCGTGGTCGTCGCCGGTGCCAATGGTGAAGTTAGCGCGGATGCGGCAAAAGCGGCCGTCGACCGGATGGGCAAGGACGATACGCTGCTTCTGCAGATGGAAATACCGGCGCCTGCGATCGAAGCGGCGCTGAACGCGGCGCGCGACAGGAGCATCCGCAGCATCCTCAATGTCGCGCCCCTGACGGAGGATGCAATCACGCTCGCTCCGCTCGCCAGCATCGTCATCGCCAATGAAACGGAATTTGCGTTGCTCTGCCGTGCCAAGGACCAGTCTGCGGCCGAGCGTGAGGATGCGATGCAGGCGATGAGCCGGGACCGCGACCAGACGATCATCGTGACGCTTGGCGCCGATGGCGTGATGGCCTTTCACGAAGGCCGGATGCATCACGTGCAGGGGCTATCGATCAAGCCGGTCGATACGGTCGGCGCGGGCGACACGTTCTGCGGCTATCTCGCAACCGGGCTCGATGCCGGCCTCGATTTCGAGCTGGCGCTCCGGCGCGCGGCCGCTGCCGGCAGCCTCGCCTGTCTCAAGCCCGGCGCGCAGCCCTCGATCCCCACGGCTGTGGAGGTCGATGCCGCGCTGGCCGACACCCAGTAA
- a CDS encoding RimK family protein: protein MFNWVILSSRMNDIDHAATSHKVLATRDYLARPELFRGSRPNIINLARSYRYQSRGYYASLLAGARGQRVIPSVETIIDLSARKLYENAVPELEDTLNKVCVKAGERPSRLNIFFGYTADQRLERFARLVFDWFRAPFVEVTIKDNGAWLSIPKVALGSVTKLSDKERAFFFECLNRYTGRQWRDAKAKTPAKYTFATLVDANEALPPSSISSLKHWARIAARMGVEVEPIGKRDLSRLANYDALFIRETTSISNHTYRFARRAQQEGMPVIDDPVSMIRCTNKVYLDELMAGNGIPVPKTVMIAGIDDLPRAADLLGFPMVLKIPDSSFSRGVSKVGSLEELKALATTWLEDSDLLLAQKFMPTAYDWRIGVLGGKPLFAVQYLMAKEHWQIIKHDTGGKPLEGGFRGFSLASAPPLVLDTGLRAARCIGDGFYGVDLKETDDGVFVIEVNDNPNLEHGVEDFAEKDEVWTRLTNWFLERLEG, encoded by the coding sequence ATGTTCAACTGGGTGATTCTGTCGTCGCGCATGAACGACATCGACCATGCGGCGACCTCCCACAAAGTGCTTGCGACCCGCGACTACCTGGCGCGGCCGGAACTGTTTCGGGGCTCCCGTCCGAACATCATCAACCTGGCGCGCTCCTATCGCTACCAGAGCCGCGGCTATTACGCCTCGCTGCTCGCCGGCGCGCGCGGCCAGCGCGTGATTCCGTCCGTCGAGACGATCATCGACCTGTCGGCGCGCAAGCTTTACGAAAACGCGGTCCCCGAGCTCGAAGACACGCTGAACAAGGTCTGCGTAAAGGCCGGCGAGCGGCCGAGCCGGCTCAACATCTTTTTCGGCTACACTGCCGACCAGCGCCTGGAGCGCTTTGCGCGCCTCGTCTTCGACTGGTTCCGCGCTCCCTTCGTCGAAGTCACCATCAAGGACAATGGCGCCTGGCTCTCGATCCCGAAGGTGGCGCTCGGCTCGGTGACGAAGCTTTCCGACAAGGAGCGGGCCTTCTTCTTCGAATGCCTCAACCGCTATACGGGGCGGCAATGGCGCGATGCCAAGGCCAAGACACCGGCGAAATACACCTTCGCCACCCTCGTCGATGCCAACGAGGCATTGCCACCATCGTCCATATCGAGCCTGAAGCACTGGGCGCGGATCGCCGCGCGCATGGGCGTGGAAGTGGAGCCGATCGGCAAGCGCGACCTGTCGCGGCTTGCCAACTACGATGCGCTCTTCATCCGCGAAACGACGTCGATCTCCAACCACACCTATCGCTTCGCGCGCCGTGCCCAGCAGGAAGGCATGCCGGTGATCGACGATCCGGTTTCGATGATCCGCTGCACCAACAAGGTCTATCTCGACGAGCTGATGGCTGGAAACGGCATCCCTGTGCCGAAGACGGTGATGATTGCCGGCATAGACGACCTGCCGCGCGCCGCCGATCTTCTGGGATTTCCGATGGTGCTGAAGATCCCGGATTCGTCATTTTCGCGCGGCGTCTCCAAGGTGGGGTCTCTCGAAGAGCTGAAGGCGCTCGCAACGACCTGGCTTGAGGATTCCGACCTGCTGCTGGCGCAGAAATTCATGCCCACGGCCTATGACTGGCGCATCGGGGTGCTTGGCGGCAAACCGCTGTTCGCGGTGCAGTATCTGATGGCCAAGGAACACTGGCAGATCATCAAGCACGATACCGGCGGCAAGCCGCTCGAAGGCGGCTTCCGTGGTTTTTCGCTGGCATCCGCGCCACCGCTCGTGCTCGACACGGGCCTGCGTGCTGCGCGCTGCATCGGCGACGGGTTCTATGGCGTCGATCTCAAAGAGACCGACGATGGCGTGTTCGTGATCGAGGTCAACGACAATCCGAACCTAGAACATGGTGTCGAGGATTTCGCCGAGAAGGATGAAGTCTGGACCAGGCTGACCAACTGGTTCCTCGAACGCCTCGAGGGTTGA
- a CDS encoding GNAT family N-acetyltransferase/peptidase C39 family protein, giving the protein MSALRIRPATHDDIDALLAIENAVFTTDRISRRSFRALINRPTAETIVACNEAGRIVGYAMLLFRKGTGLARLYSIAVAPDAKGQGAGKTLLAKAEEAAKQHDRFLLRLEVREDNMPAIALYKRSGYRRIGVYENYYEDHSRALRFEKRLRDDEHQDYVTPFYEQTTDFTCGAACLNMALARYVSRDYLDPVWEIRFWREATTVFMMSGMGGCEPFGLAVTAHAYGLEPEIYVTDTNVLFLDTVRNLEKRQVMELAQRDFRRRVEEAAIPVLNFAASLHTIRAAIERGHSAIVLISGYYMFGKKVPHWVLVHGDDGRHLIINDPWVEEKTSETASDASNLPVPYDIFDRITRFGRSNLRAAVILKGRRS; this is encoded by the coding sequence ATGTCCGCTCTGCGGATACGTCCCGCCACCCACGACGACATCGATGCCCTTCTCGCCATCGAGAACGCCGTCTTCACGACCGACAGGATTTCAAGGCGTTCCTTTCGCGCGTTGATCAACCGGCCGACAGCCGAGACGATCGTGGCGTGCAACGAGGCCGGGCGCATCGTCGGCTACGCGATGCTTTTGTTTCGCAAGGGCACGGGTCTCGCGCGGCTCTATTCCATCGCGGTTGCGCCAGACGCCAAGGGGCAGGGTGCCGGCAAGACGCTGCTGGCCAAGGCGGAAGAGGCTGCCAAGCAGCATGACCGCTTCCTCCTGCGGCTTGAAGTGCGGGAAGACAACATGCCGGCGATCGCGCTCTACAAACGCTCCGGCTATCGCCGCATCGGCGTCTACGAGAATTATTACGAGGACCACAGCCGCGCGTTGCGCTTTGAGAAGCGCCTGCGCGACGACGAGCATCAGGATTACGTGACGCCGTTCTACGAGCAGACGACGGATTTTACCTGCGGTGCCGCCTGCCTGAACATGGCGCTCGCGCGCTATGTGTCGCGCGATTACCTGGATCCCGTCTGGGAAATACGCTTCTGGCGCGAGGCGACGACCGTGTTCATGATGTCAGGCATGGGCGGCTGCGAACCGTTTGGCCTTGCCGTTACGGCCCATGCCTATGGGCTGGAGCCGGAGATCTACGTCACCGACACCAACGTGCTTTTCCTCGACACGGTCCGGAACCTGGAGAAGCGCCAGGTCATGGAACTGGCCCAGCGCGATTTTCGTCGCCGGGTGGAAGAAGCGGCCATTCCCGTCCTCAATTTTGCCGCTTCGCTGCATACGATCCGGGCTGCGATCGAACGGGGCCATTCGGCCATCGTCCTGATCTCCGGCTATTACATGTTCGGCAAGAAGGTGCCGCACTGGGTGCTCGTGCATGGTGACGATGGTCGGCACCTGATTATCAATGATCCGTGGGTGGAAGAGAAAACGTCCGAAACGGCGTCGGACGCATCCAACCTGCCGGTTCCCTACGACATATTCGATCGCATCACCCGTTTCGGCCGCTCCAACCTGCGTGCTGCGGTGATTCTGAAAGGCAGACGGTCCTGA
- the hrcA gene encoding heat-inducible transcriptional repressor HrcA codes for MSGSSSLSGALDDRTGEIFRRIVESYLESGEPVGSRNLSRILPMALSPASVRNVMSDLEHLGLIYAPHISAGRLPTQQGLRFFVDAFMQAGALSDDERVQIETQIRQTHRDRDQTVENLLTDASQMLSGLSRGAGLVIAAKSDTVLKHIEFIRLDPTRALAVLVGEHDHVENRILELPVGTTASQLTEASNFLNAHLAGRTIPEVRRELETLKSELTRELDELSQDLVSRGLAVWSGSGKDQPAQLIVRGRANLLDSVSGGEDIERLRLLFDELEKKDSLVQLMTLAEEGSGVRIFIGSENKLFSLSGSSLIVAPYRDSEARVVGAVGVIGPTRLNYARIVPMVDYTAQLVSKMMR; via the coding sequence TTGTCCGGATCATCATCGCTTTCGGGAGCGCTTGACGACCGGACCGGCGAGATCTTCCGACGCATTGTCGAATCCTACCTTGAATCGGGCGAACCCGTCGGGTCGCGCAACCTGTCGCGCATCCTGCCCATGGCGCTCTCGCCCGCATCCGTGCGAAACGTGATGAGCGATCTGGAACATCTCGGCCTCATCTATGCGCCGCATATCTCGGCCGGGCGGCTGCCGACCCAGCAGGGGCTGCGCTTCTTCGTTGATGCCTTCATGCAGGCGGGCGCGCTGTCCGATGACGAGCGGGTGCAGATCGAGACGCAGATCCGCCAGACCCACCGCGACCGCGACCAGACGGTCGAGAACCTTCTGACCGATGCGAGCCAGATGCTGTCGGGGCTCTCGCGCGGCGCGGGTCTTGTGATTGCGGCGAAATCCGACACGGTGCTGAAGCACATCGAGTTCATCCGGCTGGACCCGACCCGCGCGCTCGCCGTCCTTGTGGGCGAGCACGACCATGTTGAAAACCGCATCCTGGAATTGCCGGTCGGGACCACCGCGTCGCAGCTGACCGAGGCCTCGAACTTTCTCAACGCGCATCTCGCCGGCCGCACGATCCCGGAAGTGCGCCGCGAGCTGGAGACGCTGAAATCCGAATTGACGCGCGAACTGGATGAACTCAGCCAGGATCTCGTCTCCCGGGGGCTCGCCGTCTGGTCGGGCAGCGGCAAGGATCAGCCCGCCCAGCTCATCGTGCGTGGCCGTGCCAACCTGCTCGACAGCGTCTCTGGCGGCGAAGATATCGAGCGGCTGCGGCTCCTGTTCGATGAACTGGAGAAGAAGGATAGCCTCGTGCAGCTGATGACGCTCGCCGAGGAAGGATCAGGTGTCCGCATCTTCATCGGCTCCGAAAATAAGCTTTTTTCGCTGTCCGGCTCGTCGCTCATCGTTGCGCCCTATCGCGATAGCGAAGCGCGTGTGGTCGGCGCTGTGGGCGTGATCGGGCCAACCCGGTTGAACTATGCGCGGATTGTTCCGATGGTCGATTATACCGCACAGCTCGTCTCGAAGATGATGCGCTGA
- the rph gene encoding ribonuclease PH yields MRPSGRKPDQMRAVSFERNFSKHAEGSCLVKFGDTHVLCTASLEERVPPWLRNAGRGWVTAEYGMLPRATGERMRREAASGKQGGRTVEIQRLIGRSLRAVVNLEALGERQISIDCDVIQADGGTRTASITGAWVALHDCLKWMEARSMVKTDRVLKDHVAAVSCGILASQPVIDLDYLEDSAADTDANFVMTASGGIVEIQGTAEKDPFSQDEFQTLMSLARAGIDELVGLQKAAIGA; encoded by the coding sequence ATGCGACCTTCAGGGCGGAAGCCAGACCAGATGCGCGCCGTTTCCTTCGAGCGGAACTTCTCCAAGCATGCGGAAGGCTCGTGTCTCGTGAAATTCGGCGATACGCATGTGCTCTGCACCGCATCGCTGGAAGAGCGGGTTCCGCCATGGTTGCGCAATGCCGGTCGCGGCTGGGTCACGGCCGAATATGGCATGCTGCCGCGCGCCACCGGCGAGCGCATGCGCCGCGAGGCCGCTTCCGGCAAGCAGGGCGGCCGCACTGTGGAAATCCAGCGCCTCATTGGCCGGTCGCTGCGCGCCGTCGTCAATCTGGAAGCGCTCGGCGAGCGCCAGATCTCGATCGACTGCGACGTGATCCAGGCCGATGGCGGCACGCGCACCGCGTCCATCACCGGTGCATGGGTCGCCCTTCACGATTGCCTGAAATGGATGGAAGCGCGCAGCATGGTAAAAACCGATCGCGTGCTGAAAGACCATGTGGCAGCCGTTTCCTGCGGCATCTTGGCCAGCCAGCCGGTCATCGACCTCGACTATCTGGAGGATTCCGCCGCCGACACCGACGCCAACTTCGTCATGACGGCGTCTGGCGGCATCGTCGAGATCCAGGGCACGGCGGAGAAGGACCCGTTCTCGCAGGATGAATTCCAGACGCTGATGAGCCTTGCGCGCGCCGGCATCGACGAGCTCGTCGGCCTGCAGAAGGCTGCGATCGGAGCATGA
- a CDS encoding VOC family protein codes for MTNGPAAPSAILESALYAEDLERAEAFYGGILGLEKIVAVEGRHVFFRCGAGVLLIFNPQATREPSTNADMPVPPHGTIGQGHLCFSASADEIDGWVMHLAANGVAIEADFHWPNGGRSIYFRDPAGNSLEFAEPKLWGLE; via the coding sequence ATGACGAACGGGCCCGCCGCACCCTCTGCCATCCTGGAATCGGCGCTTTACGCCGAGGACCTGGAGCGCGCGGAGGCGTTTTACGGCGGGATACTCGGCCTGGAGAAGATCGTGGCCGTCGAGGGACGCCACGTCTTCTTTCGCTGCGGCGCCGGCGTGTTGCTGATCTTCAATCCGCAAGCGACGCGGGAACCCTCTACGAATGCAGACATGCCGGTCCCACCGCATGGGACAATTGGCCAAGGGCATCTCTGTTTTTCCGCAAGCGCAGACGAGATCGACGGCTGGGTCATGCATCTCGCTGCAAACGGCGTCGCCATCGAGGCCGATTTCCATTGGCCGAATGGCGGCCGATCCATCTATTTCCGCGATCCGGCCGGCAACAGCCTGGAATTCGCCGAACCCAAACTCTGGGGACTGGAATGA
- the rdgB gene encoding RdgB/HAM1 family non-canonical purine NTP pyrophosphatase, producing MRRLTEKKLVVASHNEGKIREIAELIEPFGFEIVTAKSLGLPEPKETGTTFEENAALKALSATKATGLPALSDDSGLMVDALGGEPGVYTADWAERPDGSRDFMMAMEKVEALLSEKGATSPEERRARFVSTLCLSWPDGHVEFFRGEVEGTLVWPPRGNDGFGYDPVFLPDGHSRTFGEMTATEKHGWVPGQAEALSHRARAFKLFAETGLAERNAS from the coding sequence ATGAGACGTCTGACGGAAAAAAAGCTCGTCGTCGCTTCGCACAATGAGGGCAAGATCCGCGAGATCGCGGAGCTCATCGAGCCCTTCGGCTTCGAGATCGTGACTGCGAAATCGCTGGGCCTTCCCGAACCGAAGGAAACCGGGACGACGTTCGAGGAAAATGCGGCACTAAAGGCGCTTTCCGCAACGAAGGCGACCGGACTGCCCGCACTGTCCGATGACAGCGGCCTGATGGTGGACGCGCTTGGCGGAGAGCCCGGCGTCTACACGGCCGACTGGGCCGAACGGCCGGATGGCAGCCGCGACTTCATGATGGCGATGGAAAAGGTCGAGGCGCTGCTGTCCGAAAAGGGCGCCACATCGCCCGAGGAACGCCGTGCGCGCTTCGTATCGACGCTCTGCCTCAGCTGGCCGGATGGCCATGTGGAATTCTTCCGGGGCGAGGTCGAAGGCACGCTCGTCTGGCCGCCGCGCGGCAATGACGGCTTCGGCTATGATCCGGTGTTTCTGCCTGACGGGCATTCCCGCACCTTTGGGGAAATGACGGCGACGGAGAAGCATGGCTGGGTTCCGGGTCAGGCCGAGGCGCTTTCCCACCGGGCGCGCGCCTTCAAGCTCTTCGCGGAAACAGGCCTTGCCGAACGAAATGCGTCGTGA